One genomic window of Thermococcus indicus includes the following:
- a CDS encoding MTH1187 family thiamine-binding protein, translated as MVIVEFVIVPLGEKSLSRYVAEVVKLLERKGVKYQLTPMATIIEVPTVREAFAIIEEAHELIFKMGAERVSTTVRIDDRRDKDRGMEDKVKSVMEKVRGG; from the coding sequence GTGGTCATCGTTGAGTTCGTCATCGTTCCCCTCGGCGAGAAGAGCCTGAGCAGGTACGTCGCAGAAGTGGTAAAGCTTTTAGAGAGGAAGGGAGTTAAATATCAACTGACGCCGATGGCGACTATCATAGAGGTTCCGACGGTGCGGGAAGCGTTCGCAATAATCGAGGAGGCCCATGAGCTGATCTTCAAAATGGGAGCCGAGAGGGTTTCAACAACCGTGAGAATAGACGATCGGCGCGACAAGGACAGGGGCATGGAGGACAAGGTAAAATCGGTGATGGAGAAGGTGAGGGGTGGTTGA
- a CDS encoding deoxyribonuclease IV has product MFKVDRLRFGTAGIPISTPKRSTMDGIIHVRNLGLDAMELEFVRGVNIKPELAKKIKYVARKHDILLTAHAPYYINLNAAEKAKVEASKKRIIQSAERLYDAGGWSVVFHAGYYLKQDPEKVYERIKGEIKDIVKNLQDRGIEVWIRPELTGKPTQFGDLKELVKLSEEIEMVLPTIDFAHAHARHAGECNTTEEWRGMLSLMEDRLGREALDNMHIHISGINYTSKGERNHLNLQESDMNWEDLLRVLKEFRVKGVVISESPNIEGDAILMKKKYEEIKV; this is encoded by the coding sequence ATGTTTAAAGTTGACAGGCTTCGATTCGGCACCGCCGGAATACCAATCTCAACCCCAAAGCGCTCAACTATGGACGGGATAATCCACGTGAGAAACCTCGGCCTCGATGCGATGGAGCTTGAGTTCGTCCGAGGGGTCAACATCAAGCCCGAGCTGGCCAAGAAGATAAAATACGTAGCCAGAAAGCACGATATCCTGCTGACAGCCCACGCTCCGTACTACATCAACCTAAACGCGGCCGAAAAGGCCAAGGTCGAGGCCAGCAAGAAGAGGATAATCCAAAGCGCCGAGCGCCTGTACGACGCCGGCGGCTGGAGTGTCGTTTTCCACGCCGGTTACTACCTCAAACAGGACCCGGAGAAGGTCTACGAGAGGATAAAGGGCGAGATTAAGGATATCGTAAAGAACCTCCAGGACAGGGGCATCGAGGTATGGATAAGACCGGAACTGACCGGCAAGCCGACCCAGTTCGGAGACCTGAAAGAGCTCGTGAAGCTCAGCGAAGAGATTGAGATGGTCCTGCCGACGATAGACTTCGCCCACGCCCACGCGAGGCACGCTGGGGAGTGCAACACCACCGAGGAGTGGCGCGGGATGCTCTCCCTGATGGAGGACAGGCTCGGAAGGGAAGCGCTCGACAACATGCACATCCACATAAGCGGCATAAACTACACCTCGAAGGGCGAGAGGAACCACCTGAACCTCCAGGAAAGCGACATGAACTGGGAAGACCTGCTGAGGGTTCTCAAGGAGTTCAGGGTCAAAGGTGTCGTCATAAGCGAGAGCCCGAACATCGAGGGCGATGCAATCCTGATGAAGAAGAAATACGAGGAGATAAAGGTCTAA
- a CDS encoding coiled-coil domain-containing protein: MRLEQALDEYDKRRKKAAKEAEKIRKKYNKRLEKKLREVLKRIDSLERKEIPKNVDENIRKIVTAERRNYVTALRNALESIGDMDDLGKRLPDLAKLHVGHGRYLIILFEKDVYAINRLLKELNEDYVRYYNELAEKGLEDLRIREILSEKKTLRRSIEELTDEIRTLRERAEKKRAGIEESRRLHDLKELETEIKSLSARIRSEETEVRSKASKLQKPVKRMRLHEAIAQEFVGDSSVALRKPGEFLSLVKKIHPGLEGKYRKTAEWLIDNLEERARRIEEERKKLAELEERRDEVLTGVKDMEKELWELQRLVEEREAELKKLRSKLEHLEKELDEAISRLEAALGESIER; this comes from the coding sequence TTGAGGCTGGAGCAAGCGCTTGATGAGTACGATAAGAGGAGAAAGAAGGCCGCGAAAGAGGCCGAGAAAATAAGAAAAAAGTACAACAAACGCCTGGAGAAAAAGCTGCGGGAGGTTCTGAAGAGGATAGACTCCCTCGAAAGGAAGGAAATCCCGAAGAACGTGGACGAAAACATCAGGAAGATCGTGACCGCCGAGAGAAGGAACTACGTAACGGCGCTGAGAAACGCCCTGGAGAGCATCGGCGATATGGACGACCTGGGAAAGCGCCTCCCAGATTTAGCCAAGCTCCACGTTGGGCACGGAAGGTACCTCATAATCCTCTTCGAGAAGGACGTTTACGCAATAAACCGCCTGTTGAAGGAGCTGAACGAGGACTACGTGAGGTACTACAACGAGCTGGCGGAGAAGGGGCTGGAGGACCTCAGAATACGGGAGATTCTATCTGAGAAGAAAACCCTCAGGAGAAGCATTGAAGAACTCACGGATGAGATCCGCACGCTTCGGGAGAGGGCCGAAAAGAAGCGGGCGGGGATTGAGGAATCGCGCCGCCTACACGACCTGAAAGAGTTGGAGACGGAGATAAAGAGTCTCTCGGCCAGGATACGGAGCGAAGAAACGGAAGTACGCTCAAAAGCATCGAAGCTCCAGAAACCGGTCAAGAGAATGCGCCTGCACGAGGCCATCGCCCAAGAATTCGTCGGGGACAGCTCCGTCGCGCTCAGAAAGCCAGGGGAGTTCCTTTCCCTTGTGAAAAAGATACACCCTGGCCTGGAAGGGAAGTACCGGAAGACCGCTGAGTGGCTCATCGACAACCTTGAGGAGAGGGCGCGGAGGATAGAAGAAGAAAGGAAAAAGCTGGCAGAGCTGGAAGAGAGGCGCGACGAAGTTCTAACCGGCGTCAAGGACATGGAAAAGGAGCTGTGGGAGCTCCAGAGACTCGTCGAGGAAAGGGAGGCGGAACTCAAAAAGCTCAGGAGCAAGCTGGAGCACCTCGAGAAGGAGCTGGACGAGGCAATTTCCAGGCTCGAAGCAGCCCTGGGTGAATCGATAGAGCGATAG
- a CDS encoding DUF373 family protein — MVDIKALILAIDRDDDFGQKAGVEGPVIGRDACIDAALKLSLADPEDSDANVVYAAVKLYDGLRESGEFDDVQVALITGHPKVGVKSDLELARQLELVLGRFPADGVITVTDGAEDEQIFPIITSKVPIISSHRVVVKQSEGIETTYYIIYRYLKEILSDPEVAKVVLGIPGMILLLYGIARLIGVWYPESVKIISATITGTILLFIGGYFFTKGFRFNVRETIAKQFVFVISVIAGALIIIGGAINAYFRLEEYSLELIGSYPGTPLLAMLIYINALNPSLIIGVAVMITGKVIQSYLRKDHHIWYYTSTLLMMPALWVTIDLTTRYAMAILTLSDIEVFTKLLFALGDVAVAVLVGIYMRGKVRGWERVEAGASA; from the coding sequence GTGGTTGATATCAAAGCACTGATTCTCGCTATAGACCGCGACGACGATTTCGGGCAGAAGGCGGGCGTGGAAGGGCCGGTCATCGGACGAGACGCCTGCATCGACGCCGCCCTAAAACTCAGCCTGGCCGACCCGGAGGACAGCGACGCCAACGTTGTCTATGCAGCCGTCAAACTCTACGACGGTCTGCGCGAGAGCGGGGAGTTCGATGACGTCCAGGTGGCCCTCATAACCGGCCATCCGAAGGTGGGTGTCAAGAGCGACCTGGAGCTCGCCAGGCAGCTGGAGCTCGTCCTTGGGAGGTTTCCCGCGGATGGTGTCATCACCGTCACCGACGGGGCCGAGGACGAGCAGATATTCCCGATAATCACATCGAAGGTACCGATAATAAGCTCCCACCGCGTCGTGGTCAAGCAGAGCGAGGGTATAGAGACGACATACTACATCATCTACCGGTATTTGAAGGAGATACTGAGTGACCCCGAGGTGGCGAAGGTAGTCCTCGGTATTCCCGGAATGATACTCCTGCTGTACGGGATAGCACGCCTCATCGGCGTCTGGTATCCGGAGAGCGTTAAGATAATCTCCGCCACGATAACCGGCACGATACTGCTCTTCATCGGCGGCTACTTCTTCACCAAGGGCTTCAGATTCAACGTCCGTGAGACCATAGCCAAGCAGTTCGTCTTCGTCATCTCGGTCATAGCCGGAGCGCTGATCATCATAGGAGGTGCGATAAACGCCTACTTCCGGCTTGAGGAGTACTCCCTGGAGCTGATAGGCAGTTATCCAGGAACGCCGCTCCTCGCGATGCTGATCTACATCAACGCACTCAATCCCTCCCTGATAATAGGGGTAGCGGTCATGATAACCGGTAAGGTGATACAGTCCTACCTGAGGAAGGACCACCACATCTGGTACTACACATCAACGCTGCTCATGATGCCGGCCCTGTGGGTGACGATAGACCTCACCACCCGCTACGCGATGGCCATACTGACGCTCTCCGACATAGAGGTCTTCACAAAGCTCCTGTTTGCGCTGGGGGACGTCGCGGTGGCGGTTCTGGTTGGAATCTACATGAGGGGAAAAGTTAGAGGATGGGAGAGAGTTGAGGCTGGAGCAAGCGCTTGA
- a CDS encoding DUF3368 domain-containing protein, whose protein sequence is MRVVFNSSPLIVLGKLGYLDIVVSLFEEALVPEGVLDEIMAKEDKVSLEVSNLINMKALEVREPKKGLIPNYSGLHRGELEAIALAKEMNAIVVLDDLKARKAARLEGLRVTGTLGILKVLRDGGLIEDNPKELLNKLNHVGFRIRPELFYEVMGGEK, encoded by the coding sequence GTGAGGGTCGTCTTTAATTCTTCTCCCCTGATAGTTCTCGGTAAGCTGGGTTATCTGGATATCGTGGTGAGTCTCTTTGAAGAAGCACTGGTTCCCGAAGGTGTTTTGGATGAAATTATGGCAAAGGAGGATAAGGTCAGCTTAGAAGTCTCAAACTTGATTAACATGAAAGCTCTTGAGGTTCGGGAACCTAAGAAGGGTTTAATCCCCAACTATTCGGGCCTTCATCGTGGAGAACTCGAAGCGATAGCGCTTGCAAAAGAAATGAATGCCATTGTTGTTCTTGACGATTTAAAGGCAAGGAAAGCCGCGAGGCTTGAAGGTTTGCGGGTCACTGGAACTTTGGGCATATTGAAGGTTCTGAGGGATGGTGGACTCATTGAAGATAACCCTAAGGAGCTCTTGAATAAACTGAACCATGTGGGGTTTAGGATTCGCCCAGAGCTGTTTTACGAGGTTATGGGTGGTGAAAAATGA
- a CDS encoding TIGR00296 family protein, with product MYKIKDEWGEFLVRLARKAIGEYVRNGRTVKPPEDTPPELWEKMGVFVTLNNRHAPPQMALRGCIGFPLPIYPLVEATIKAAIYAAVDDPRFPPVREGELDDLVIEVSVLTPPELIEGPPEERPRKIKVGRDGLIIEKGIYSGLLLPQVPIEWGWDEEEFLAQTCWKAGLPPDCWLDEDTRVYKFTAEIFEEEKPGGPVKRKPLV from the coding sequence ATGTACAAAATTAAGGACGAATGGGGTGAGTTCCTCGTCAGGCTCGCGAGGAAAGCCATAGGGGAGTACGTTAGGAACGGGAGAACGGTAAAGCCTCCGGAGGACACCCCACCGGAGCTCTGGGAGAAGATGGGCGTCTTCGTTACACTCAACAACAGGCACGCGCCGCCCCAGATGGCCCTGCGCGGCTGTATCGGGTTTCCGCTCCCAATCTATCCGCTCGTTGAGGCCACGATAAAGGCCGCCATCTACGCCGCCGTCGATGACCCCCGCTTTCCACCGGTGAGGGAGGGCGAGCTGGACGACCTGGTTATCGAGGTGAGCGTTTTGACTCCGCCAGAGCTCATAGAAGGCCCTCCAGAGGAGAGGCCGAGGAAGATAAAGGTGGGCAGGGACGGGCTGATAATCGAGAAGGGCATCTACTCCGGCCTACTCCTCCCGCAGGTGCCGATAGAGTGGGGCTGGGACGAGGAGGAGTTCTTAGCTCAGACCTGCTGGAAGGCGGGCCTTCCGCCCGACTGCTGGCTCGACGAGGACACGAGGGTTTACAAGTTCACAGCGGAGATTTTTGAAGAAGAAAAACCGGGTGGGCCTGTCAAGAGGAAGCCGCTGGTTTAA
- a CDS encoding DmpA family aminopeptidase, with protein MKAPELGIKIGRYEHGKRNSIADLGVRVGHSTIIEGDDIRTGVTVLVPPVANPFRERLFAGVYTFNGFSKPIGFIQVEELGYIETPIALTSTLNGYRVADALISLWAEENPEGISVNPLVMECNDGYLNDNKKRAVKEEHVFEAFKSASLDFEEGSVGAGTGMSAFEFKGGIGSSSRVVEIGGEEYTVASLVLSNFGKREDLVIAGVPIGWELRDYPGRGLSMRGSISIVIATDAPLNSRQLTRLARRAILGLARTGSYGHNGSGDIVLAFSTAQTVPSGKEVQSVGFLPDDALNRLFIAVADSTEEAIINSLLQAKTMSGRNGRTRYALPVEKVLEILEKYGGLERA; from the coding sequence ATGAAGGCCCCCGAGCTGGGAATAAAGATAGGCCGTTATGAGCACGGGAAGAGGAACTCCATTGCCGACCTGGGCGTTAGAGTTGGTCATTCGACGATAATCGAGGGGGACGATATCAGAACGGGAGTTACAGTCCTCGTGCCACCGGTGGCGAATCCCTTCAGGGAGAGGCTTTTCGCCGGAGTTTACACCTTCAACGGCTTTTCCAAGCCGATTGGGTTTATCCAGGTGGAAGAGCTTGGCTACATCGAAACTCCAATAGCTTTAACCAGCACGCTCAACGGCTACCGCGTTGCGGACGCGCTGATAAGCCTCTGGGCGGAGGAAAATCCTGAGGGAATATCGGTAAACCCGCTCGTAATGGAGTGCAACGACGGCTACCTCAACGATAACAAAAAGCGTGCCGTTAAGGAGGAACACGTCTTTGAGGCTTTCAAGAGCGCCTCCCTTGACTTTGAAGAGGGCTCCGTTGGAGCAGGCACCGGAATGAGCGCCTTCGAGTTCAAAGGCGGAATAGGCTCGTCCTCAAGGGTGGTCGAGATTGGTGGCGAGGAGTACACCGTTGCGTCGCTTGTCCTCAGCAACTTCGGCAAGAGGGAGGATTTGGTCATAGCGGGCGTTCCCATCGGCTGGGAGCTGAGGGACTATCCGGGCAGGGGGCTTTCCATGAGGGGGAGCATCTCGATAGTCATAGCAACCGATGCGCCTCTGAATTCCCGCCAGCTGACCAGACTGGCGAGGAGGGCAATCCTTGGGCTTGCGAGAACGGGTTCCTACGGCCACAACGGGAGCGGGGACATAGTGCTGGCGTTCTCTACGGCTCAAACCGTTCCGAGCGGCAAGGAGGTCCAGTCCGTAGGTTTTCTGCCCGACGATGCACTCAATAGACTCTTCATAGCGGTCGCCGATTCCACGGAGGAAGCGATAATCAACTCTCTCCTTCAGGCGAAGACAATGAGTGGAAGAAACGGAAGGACGCGCTACGCTCTGCCCGTCGAGAAGGTTCTCGAAATCCTCGAGAAATATGGGGGGCTTGAGAGGGCTTAG
- a CDS encoding ABC transporter permease has translation MGSRLSKLFLLIPLAFLIIFFYVPLVSILKTGLWVNGLTLKHISAVLANDYHRRVILFTIGQAIASTLLTLALGLPGAYIFARYDFPGKGTIKAVLTVPFVMPSVMVALGYILLFGKSGFVTQLLGRDLGIIYSWKGILLAHAFYNFPIVIRMVSSLWQRVNPHYEEAAMALGARGWTLFRKVTLPMISPAIFASAMLTFVFCFLSFSIPLIIGGYQYATIEVDIFTSIMVLLDFKTGSALAIIQIILSMGFMYLYLRALDAYAKREEQRVFKKPVPFTRRDWLSLKGLLVGVYSLIVFLFIVSPLLAVLYDSLRFNDAWSLEWYRRIFSTEYNPMFGTTTLDAIRNSLTFGLATIVLSVLIALPIAYALHRWDFKAKRLFDVLVMLPLASSAITLGLGYIRVFHSTPLYYTVWIIVAAHTVIAYPFVLRAVSTSLKKIRPNLWEAALSLGAREWKAFLRVELPLALGGVIVGAIFAFAMSIAELGATYMLAKPEYTTMTVAIYKFLGARQFGSASALAVLLMAVSTLSFLIIERVGEEAW, from the coding sequence ATGGGGTCAAGGCTCTCAAAGCTTTTCCTGCTCATCCCGCTGGCCTTCCTGATCATCTTCTTCTACGTCCCGTTAGTTAGTATTCTAAAAACCGGCCTCTGGGTGAACGGCCTCACCCTCAAACACATCTCCGCCGTTCTGGCCAACGACTACCACAGGAGGGTTATCCTCTTCACGATAGGGCAGGCGATAGCTTCGACGCTCCTCACCCTGGCACTCGGCCTTCCAGGGGCGTACATATTCGCCCGCTATGATTTCCCGGGAAAGGGAACCATAAAGGCAGTCTTAACAGTCCCGTTCGTCATGCCCAGCGTGATGGTGGCCCTCGGCTACATCCTTCTCTTCGGAAAGAGCGGCTTCGTGACCCAGCTTTTGGGCCGTGACCTGGGCATAATCTACTCCTGGAAGGGAATCCTCCTCGCCCACGCCTTCTACAACTTCCCCATAGTTATCCGCATGGTCTCGTCGCTGTGGCAGCGTGTTAATCCCCACTACGAGGAGGCCGCGATGGCATTGGGGGCGAGGGGCTGGACGCTCTTCCGTAAGGTTACCCTGCCGATGATTTCTCCCGCAATATTCGCCTCCGCGATGCTCACCTTCGTCTTCTGCTTCCTGAGCTTCTCGATTCCCCTCATAATCGGCGGCTACCAGTACGCCACGATAGAGGTGGACATATTCACCTCGATAATGGTTCTTCTCGACTTCAAGACGGGCTCAGCTTTGGCCATAATCCAGATAATCCTGAGCATGGGCTTCATGTACCTCTACCTGAGGGCGCTCGATGCCTACGCCAAGCGCGAGGAGCAGAGGGTTTTCAAAAAGCCGGTTCCCTTCACGAGGCGCGACTGGCTGAGCCTAAAGGGGCTGCTCGTTGGGGTCTACTCCCTGATCGTCTTCCTCTTCATCGTTTCCCCGCTCTTAGCTGTCCTCTACGACTCCCTGCGCTTCAACGACGCCTGGAGCCTCGAATGGTACAGGAGGATATTCTCGACCGAGTACAACCCGATGTTTGGCACAACTACGCTCGACGCGATAAGGAACTCCCTGACCTTCGGTCTGGCAACGATAGTCTTATCAGTCCTCATAGCCCTCCCGATAGCCTACGCGCTTCACCGCTGGGACTTTAAAGCCAAGAGGCTCTTCGACGTCCTTGTAATGCTCCCGCTGGCTAGTTCAGCCATAACCCTCGGTCTGGGTTACATAAGGGTCTTCCACAGCACGCCGCTCTACTACACGGTCTGGATAATCGTGGCGGCACACACGGTCATAGCCTACCCCTTCGTGCTCCGCGCCGTTTCAACGTCCCTGAAGAAGATAAGGCCCAACCTCTGGGAGGCTGCGTTAAGCCTCGGCGCGAGGGAGTGGAAGGCATTCCTGCGGGTAGAGCTTCCGCTGGCTCTGGGTGGGGTCATCGTCGGCGCGATATTCGCCTTCGCAATGAGCATAGCCGAGCTGGGTGCGACCTATATGCTGGCAAAGCCAGAATACACCACCATGACGGTGGCGATATACAAGTTCCTCGGGGCGAGGCAGTTCGGCTCTGCATCGGCCTTGGCCGTTCTCCTGATGGCGGTTTCAACGCTCAGTTTCCTGATAATCGAGAGGGTAGGTGAGGAGGCATGGTGA
- a CDS encoding RsmB/NOP family class I SAM-dependent RNA methyltransferase: MELFYRVSFQEVVADALGLVEERELSSKHALERVFRKVTGKDREKARGLAHAYVFEIEKWRAKIDFIINSVLKGSKVEDLDPYLANLLRIGTFEIHFRKVPPAIATDSIIRVVKERFDFSRAKFVNALMHSIEKFDVERALKKLKERDRIEWLSVRFSHPRWYVEYVVELLGYDEAVRLLLSNNRPQRYYVRANILKVDVDSLRDYLEENGVRTALTPVPDVLKVLDYKTPVTRLDWYKEGKFVIQDLASAYVAHVLAPEPGERVLDLAAAPGSKTFHAAALMENRGEIVAVDYSYDRLMRMKEKMKSLGIKNVKLVHADGQSFKDKAKFDKIILDAPCSSSGTYRQFPEVKWRFDENKIKRIINVQRNMLRNAYENLRVGGEMTYSTCSIRVDEDEENVLFAVERVGLELIDYPFSWGERGFLEVGDRVFRAWTHKHDCNSFFIAKMRKG; this comes from the coding sequence ATGGAGCTGTTTTATAGGGTAAGCTTTCAGGAAGTGGTTGCCGACGCTCTAGGCCTCGTTGAGGAGCGCGAGCTCTCTTCCAAGCACGCTCTTGAGAGGGTTTTCAGGAAAGTTACGGGAAAAGACCGCGAGAAGGCGCGGGGATTAGCTCATGCCTACGTCTTCGAGATTGAGAAGTGGAGGGCGAAGATAGACTTCATAATCAACTCGGTTTTGAAGGGCTCGAAGGTTGAGGACTTGGACCCTTACTTGGCCAACCTCCTCCGCATAGGAACGTTTGAAATCCACTTCCGGAAGGTTCCTCCGGCGATAGCGACCGACTCGATAATCCGCGTCGTTAAGGAGCGCTTTGACTTCTCGAGGGCCAAGTTCGTCAACGCCCTCATGCACTCGATAGAGAAGTTCGACGTTGAGAGGGCTTTGAAGAAACTCAAGGAGCGTGACAGAATCGAGTGGCTCTCGGTCCGCTTCTCCCACCCCCGCTGGTACGTGGAATACGTTGTTGAGCTCCTCGGCTACGATGAAGCAGTTCGTTTGCTCCTCAGCAACAATCGGCCTCAGAGATACTACGTTAGGGCCAACATCCTCAAGGTTGATGTGGACTCGCTGAGGGACTACCTTGAAGAGAACGGAGTTAGGACGGCCTTAACACCGGTTCCGGACGTTCTCAAGGTCCTCGACTACAAAACACCCGTGACAAGGCTCGACTGGTATAAAGAGGGAAAGTTCGTGATTCAGGATTTGGCGAGCGCTTACGTCGCCCACGTTTTGGCCCCCGAACCCGGCGAGAGGGTTCTCGATTTAGCGGCCGCACCGGGGAGCAAAACCTTCCACGCGGCGGCGCTGATGGAGAACCGGGGCGAGATAGTGGCGGTTGATTATTCCTACGACAGGCTCATGCGCATGAAGGAGAAAATGAAATCGCTCGGAATCAAAAACGTTAAGCTCGTCCACGCGGACGGCCAGAGCTTTAAGGACAAGGCCAAGTTCGACAAAATAATCCTCGATGCTCCCTGTTCAAGCTCCGGAACCTACCGGCAGTTTCCGGAGGTGAAGTGGCGCTTTGACGAGAACAAGATTAAGCGCATCATAAACGTCCAGAGGAACATGCTTCGCAATGCTTACGAGAACCTCAGAGTCGGAGGAGAGATGACATACTCGACGTGCTCAATCAGGGTTGACGAAGACGAGGAGAACGTCCTCTTCGCGGTTGAGAGGGTAGGGCTTGAACTGATAGACTATCCCTTCAGCTGGGGCGAGAGGGGCTTCCTCGAAGTCGGGGACAGGGTCTTCCGGGCCTGGACTCATAAGCACGACTGCAACTCGTTTTTCATAGCGAAGATGAGAAAGGGTTAA